The window GCGGCCACGATCGGTCCCAGGAGGGGGTCCCCGCCCAGGGCCTCGGCCACCGCACCCGGGTCGGCGTCCAGGTCGAGCAGCCTGCGGCACCTGCGCACCGCGCTGGTCAGGTCGCGCGCCTCCGACAACCGCAGGCGGCACAGCACGTGCCCCCCACCGCTCACGGACACCCCGCCGTCCACAGCGTCCGCCGGACGAACGCCGCCCGTGGCACCAGCGCGGCCGGTCCTGCCCGCCCTGCCGGTCCCGGACCCCTCGGACAACTCCACCACGGCGGGACCGTGCGCCAGCATCAGCGTCCTGCGGTAGACCCCGTCCCGGTACTCCTCCACGCCCGGAACCGCACGGTCTCCGAGGAACCTCAGCATCCGGGCCAGGTCGATGGGCTCCCGGTAGGGCAGCCGCAGCGTGACCGTCCCCGGCTCGGTGGCCGGAGGGCGGGCGTCCCCCGGACGCGACCCCCCGGAAGCCGACGCACGCCGACCGCCCATGGTCCGCATCTCGGTGGGGGAGCGGTCGAACACCGCGCGCATCGTCTCGTTGAACTGGCGTACGCTCGCGAACCCCGCGGCGAAGGCGACGTCCGCCATCGGCATGTCGGTGGTCTCCACCAGCACCCGTGCCGTCTGGGCGCGCTCGGTCCGGGCCAGGGCCAGCGGCCCCGCGCCCACCTCGGCCGACAGCAGCCGGTTGAGCTGGCGTTCGCTGTAGCCGACCGCCGAGGCCAGGGCGCTGACGCCGCCCCGGTCCACGGCGCCGTCCTGGATGAGGCGCATCGCGCGGCCCACCACGTCGGCCCGCAGGTTCCACTCCGGCGAACCGGGGGTGAGGTCGGGACGGCACCGCTTGCAGGCGCGGAACCCCGACTCCTGGGCGGCCGCGGCGGTCGGGTAGAAGCGGACGTTGGCCCGTTTCGGGGTGACGGCCGGGCAGCTCGGACGGCAGTAGATACCCGTGGTGCGCACGGCTGTGTAGAAGACGCCGTCGAAGCGGGCGTCCCTGCTGTGTACGGCGCGGTAGCGCTGGTCGTCGTCCATCACGCCATCCATGTTCGCCGACGCGGCGCACCGAAGCTGGCGGTTTTCGGACATCGACGCGAGGGCCTCCCGGCTCCGGCGCCCACCGGCGCCGAGGGGCCCACCGGCCCGGAGGCCCGCCGTCTACGAGGGGCTCAGAGGGGGCCGCCGCGGTCGTCCCGCGTCCCGGGCGCGGGAGGGCTCGCGGGGGCGTCCGCGCCGCCGCGCACGGGGCCTTCCGTGCCGCTGGCCGGGGCGTCGGCGCCGCCGGGGATCCCGGTGGCCCCCGCGCCACCGTCCCCGGTCACGCCCTCGGCGGTCTCACCGTGGTCGAGGAGGTACTGCACGTACACCGGGCGCAACGCCTCCTGGACGTCCGGGTCGGCCTCGGCGGACAGCGCCTCGTACACGAAACCGGACAGCTGGGCGACGCTCGCCTCACTGGCCTCCTCGTTGCCCGCCGCCGCCTCGGCGGCCGGGATCAGCCTGAGGAGCCGCCAGAAGAAGCGCAGGTCCCACCGCTGCCGTGCCAGTTCGACGGCGCGGTCCCGCAGGTCCTCTGTGCTGGTCTGGTCGAATTCGGTGACATCGTCTCCCATGTTCGGACGATACCCGTCCCCGCGCCCGTCACCCGACAGTGACCTGCGTTACGCTTCATGCGAGTTCATCGTCTCGTCCCCGCGCACCCGGGGGCCTCCCACAAGGAGGGCCGGGCGGTCGGGGGAACACTCGTGAGGGGTTTGCCATGGCCGAGGGCGCACCACGGATCGTCGTAGCCAAACCGGGGCTGGACGGACACGACCGCGGTGTCAAGATCGTGGCCCGCGTGCTGCGTGACGCCGGTGTCGAGGTCATCTACACGGGTCTGCGCCAGACGCCCGAGATGATCGTGGCGGCCGCGCTCCAGGAGGACGCCGACGCCATCGGACTGTCCGTGCTCTCCGGCGCCCACATGACCATGTTCTCCCGGGTCCTGGAGCTGCTCAGGGAGAACGGCGCGGAGGACATCCGGGTGTTCGGCGGCGGGATCATCCCCGACGCCGACATCGCCGAACTCGAACGCCTGGGCGTCGCCAAGATCTTCACTCCGGGCGCTCCGACTTCGGAGATCGCCGACTGGGTGCGGGAGAACGTCCGTCCGGCGCACGCGGCCTGAGCCCCTCACGCGCCACAGGAGTTCCCTCCGGCCCCTTCTTCGCCGGGTGATGTTGGTCGCACCCGTCCAGGGGGCCGTATCCGGGCGAAAGGCGCCCCCGTGGTGTTATGTCGTGTCCCTGGTCACATATTTTCCCATGCGGGTGCTTCCGCGACGCCGCCTGAGCGGCTTTTGGGACGGGCCGGGGCCGGTCAACCCCGCCCCCGGTGTCTGGCGGCCGGATTTCAGGCGACTAAGCTTTGCGCATGTCGCGGGTGGCAACGCCGCGGCGATCTCGATCTTCTGTAAGCGGCGCAGACCGCGGGGTTGTGCCTCGTGCGCCCCGTGTGACACGTGTCAGTGGGTCACAGCCGATCCGGACGAGGCCACCCCGGTAGACATCCTGAGCCAGCGAGTTACAAGGACGGACCCTCGTGGACCTGTTCGAATACCAGGCGAAGCAACTCTTCGCAGAGTACGGGGTTCCCGTACCCCAGGGGAAGGTGGCGAGCACGGCCGCTGAGGCGCGTGCCATCGCTGATGAGTTCGCCGCCGCCGGCAAGCCCCGCGTCGTCGTCAAGGCGCAGGTCAAGACCGGTGGTCGCGGCAAGGCCGGCGGCGTCAAGGTCGCCGAGGGCCCCGAGGACGCCCAGGCCAAGGCCGAGCAGATCCTCGGCATGGACATCAAGGGCCACACGGTCCACCGTGTCCTGGTCGAGGAGGCCTCCGACATCGCGGAGGAGTACTACTTCTCCTTCCTGCTGGACCGCGCGAACCGCACCTTCCTGTCCATCTGCTCCGCCGAGGGCGGCATGGACATCGAGGAGGTCGCCGAGACCAACCCCGACGCCGTCGCCAAGTTCCCGGTCGACGCCCTGACCGGCGCTCCCGCCAGCATCGCGGCGGAGATCGTCAAGGCGGGCAAGCTGCCCGAGGCCGCGACCGAGGGCGCGACCGAGGTCATCACCAAGCTGTGGGACGCCTTCGTCGGCAAGGACGCCACCCTCGTCGAGGTGAACCCGCTCATCCTGACCAAGGACGGCCGGGTCGTCGCCCTGGACGGCAAGGTCACCCTGGACGAGAACGCCGAGTTCCGCCAGGACCTGGAGAGCCTCACCTTCGCCGAGGAGGGTGACCCCCTGGAGGTCGCCGCCAAGGCCAAGGGCCTCAACTACGTCAAGCTCGACGGCGAGGTCGGCATCATCGGCAACGGCGCGGGTCTGGTCATGTCCACCCTGGACGTGGTCGCCTACGCCGGCGAGGCGCACGGCGGCGTCAAGCCCGCCAACTTCCTGGACATCGGCGGCGGCGCCTCGGCCGAGGTCATGGCCAACGGCCTGGACATCATCCTGGGCGACCCCTCGGTCAAGAGCGTGTTCGTCAACGTCTTCGGCGGCATCACCGCCTGCGACGCGGTGGCCAACGGCATCGTCCAGGCCCTGGAGCTGCTCGAGAGCCGCGGCGACGACGTCAGCAAGCCGCTGGTCGTGCGTCTGGACGGCAACAACGCCGAGCTGGGCCGCGAGATCCTCACCAAGCGGGCCCACCCGGCCGTGCGACAGGTCGACACGATGGACGGCGCCGCCGCTCAGGCCGCCGAGCTCGCGGCGAAGTAGGGGAAACAAACACCATGGCTATCTTCCTCAACAAGGACAGCAAGGTACTCGTCCAGGGCATGACGGGCTCTGAGGGCACCAAGCACACCCGGCGCATGCTCGCCTCGGGCACCACCATCGTGGGCGGGGTCAACCCCCGCAAAGCCGGCCAGAAGGTCGACTTCGACGGCACCGAGGTGCCCGTCTTCGGATCGGTGGCCGAGGGCATGGCCGCCACCGGCGCCGACGTCACCGTCATCTTCGTGCCGCCCAAGTTCTCGCGCGAGGCGGTCTTCGAGGCCATCGACGCCGAGATCGGGCTGGCCGTGGTCATCACCGAGGGCATCCCGGTGCACGACACCGCCGCGTTCTGGGCCCACGCCCAGGCCAAGGGCAACAAGACCCGCATCATCGGCCCCAACTGCCCCGGGCTGATCACGCCGGGCCAGTCCAACGCCGGCATCATCCCGTCCGACATCACCAAGCCGGGCCGGATCGGGCTGGTGTCCAAGTCCGGGACGCTGACCTACCAGATGATGTACGAGCTGCGCGACATCGGTTTCTCCTCGGCGGTGGGCATCGGCGGGGACCCGATCATCGGCACCACGCACATCGACGCCCTGGCGGCCTTCGAGGCCGACCCGGACACCGACGTGATCGTGATGATCGGTGAGATCGGCGGTGACGCCGAGGAGCGGGCGGCGGAGTTCATCCGCGACAACGTGACCAAGCCCGTGGTGGGGTACGTGGCGGGCTTCACCGCTCCGGAGGGCAAGACGATGGGGCACGCGGGCGCGATCGTCTCGGGTTCCTCGGGCACCGCCGCGGCCAAGAAGGAAGCGCTGGAGGCCGTCGGCGTCAAGGTCGGCAAGACTCCGAGCGAGACCGCTCAGCTGGCGCGCGCGCTGTTCTGACGCGTTCCGGTACCGACAACGGCTCCGCCCCGCCGCTCAGCGGTGAGGCGGAGCCGTTGTCGTGTGCGCCCCGCGCCCGCCGCCGGCGGTCAGGCGGGGCGGCGGAAGTGCCCGGCCACGCCCACGACGACGTGGGGGACGATCATCACGGCGAGGAAGATCCCCCAACCGATGAGGGCCTCGCGGCTTCCGTCCAGGACGGCGGGCAGGCCCCAGAACAGGAAGACGAAGCCCACCCAGGGCAGCACGCCCCACCAGGGCGCCGAGCGGCCCCCGCCGTCCGCGCAGGCCGGTGCGGTTCTCCCCTCCGCCCGGCGGGGCGCCGGAACCTGTGCGCTCCCGCGTCCCGAAGCGGGGGCGCGCGTGTCCGTCGCGGGCAGGTCGTCGAAGAGGGGGACCAGGTCGGAGGAGGTGACGGCGCGCACCGCCAGGGAGGCGCGCTCCTCGTGCTCGTCGACGTCCAGGCGCCCCTCCTCGAAGGCGGTGCGCAGTCTGGCCAGGGCGACGTCGCGTTCGGCGTCGGAGAGGCGGTAGGGGCGCGGGTGTTCGGGGCCTGGCATGCGGGACCGCTCCGTTCGGGCCGGGGAGCCTCGTTCCCAGGGTAGGACGGCCGGAACGAGGATCCGGTTCCGTCCTCGCGGGCAACGACACGCGCGGCCGGGATACCACGGAGCATTCCGGTCCCTGGCAGCATAAGTCGGGTGAGTACGTCAGGATCTCCCCCCGACCGCGGCCGTCCCTCCCAGCGCACGCGGTCCAGCGGTGCGGCGGAGCCCGACGCGGCCGCCGCGCCCCGACCCGTCTACGCGACCGGCGGGATCGCCGCGGCCACCGCCGCGGCGCTGGGGTTGGCCGTGATCGTCACCCTCACCATCATCGGGTGGGTGGCCGCGCCGCACGACACCTTCGGCGAGGACATCATCGACATCCTCCAGGGTGCGGTGCTGGCCTGGCTGGTGGGCCACCACGTGTCGTTCTCGGTGCCCGACGGTCAGATCGCCCTGCTGCCGTTGGGGCTGGTGCTGTTGCCGGGGCTGCTGCTGTACCGGTCGGGACGGTGGCTGGCGCGTTCCTGCGACATCCCCCGCCTGCGGTACGTGTACCGGGCGGCGTTGGCGATCGCCGGGCCGTACGCGGCGATCGCGGGCACCCTGGCCCTGCTGGCGCGGACCGAGGCGGTCGAGCCGAGTATGCCGCGCGCGCTGGTCATGGGGTTCGTGACCGCCTTCCTGGCCGGAGGGCTGGGGGTGCTGCGCCAGCTGATGCGCGACAAGGAGGTGCCCGTCCGGGACCTGCTGCGGCTGATGCCCGCCCGATCGCGCTCCCTGCTGGTGGGGATGCTCGCCTCCACGGGGACGCTCCTGCTGGGCGGGCTGGTGCTGTTCCTGGTGGCGCTGGCGATGAGCCTGCCCGAGGTCGTCGAGACGACCCGGGTGCTCGGCCCGGGCCTGGTGGGGGGCGCGCTGCTGATCGTGGTCCAGTTGGCGTACCTGCCCAACGCGGTGGTGTTCGCGCTCTGCTACGCGCTGGGCCCGGGGTTCGCGGTGGGGGCGGGGACCGTCGTCGCGCCGACGGGGGTGTCGGTGGGAGCCCTGCCGATGCTGCCGATGCTGGCCGCGCTGCCGTCGAACGGGGCCGCGCCGGTGGCCTCGCTGCTGGCGTTGGCGGTGCCGTTCGTGGCGGGTGCGGTGGGCGGTGCCCTGACCCAGCGCAGCGCCCCGGACGTGGTCAGCGAGGCCGCTCCGCTGTGGGGGTTCGTGTGCGGTGTGACCACGGGGCTGCTGTGCGCGGCGCTGGCCGCGCTGGCCGGTGGGCCGCTCGGCGACGAGAGGCTGAGCGAGGTCGGGCCGTCGGCGTGGCAGGTGGGCCTGGTGGCCGCCCTGGAGGTGGGTGTGGCCGCCGCCGTCGTGGCGTGGGTGGCGAACTGGTGGTACACGCGGGGTGAGCGCCCGGCGCGCAGGGCCCCGCGTTGGACGGCCTGGCGTGGGCGGCGCCGCGCGAAGGAGGACACGGCGTCTTCGGCGGGGGAGGCGCCCGCCGCGAGGGCCACGCCGCGCTCCGCCAAGGGCGTGACGCGCCCGGCCAAGGAGGCGGCGCGTTCGGCCAGGGACGCGGCGCGCTCCGCTGAGGAGGAACCGCGGGAACGTCCGGAGGTGGAGCTGCCCCCGGACGTGCCGGTCGGTGAGGGTCTGGCCACGGTCACCCCGCTGCGTCGCCGTGAGCAGGAGGTGCGACCGGACCCCGAAGAGGACGCCTCGCCGGAGGCCCCCGAGGACGAGGAGCCGGACGCGGACCGGGCCGCCGAGCGCGCGGAGCGCAAACGCGCGCGCCGGGAGCTGCGCGACCAGCGGCGCGCGGAGCGCAGGGCCAGGCGGGCCGAGGGCGGGCGCTGGTGGCGCCGCCGGCCCGCCGAGGACGAGGAGTCCGAGGAGATGTACGGGATCACCTACGAGGCCGAACCCGACGGTGTCGACACCCCGCAGCGCTGAGGGGCGGCTGTCCGCGGGCGGGGAGCGGCCGGCCACGGTAGCCGCCGAAGCCCTGCACCGGCTCCGGCCGCCAGGCCCGCTCCGTGCCCGGGGCCTGCCCGGGCGCGTGGGCACAGCCCCTGGTGCCGCGAACCCGTTCGCGACGGTCCTAGGCGTTCTCCTTGGGCGCGGGCTTCCTCTTCTGCGGTTCGAAGATGGAGTTGACCAGGTCGGTGCACCACTTGAGCAGCTCCAGGTCCCGCAGGGGCCTGCCGCCCAGGCCGCCGGACTTGGGCACCGGCACCAGCAGGGTCCGGGTCGTCTCCTTGTGGATCGTCTTGGGGTACAGGCGCCGCAGCCGCAGCTCCTGCGACTCGCGCAGCTCCACCGGGGCGAAGCGGATCTGGTTGCCCTGCATCACCACGTCCGACAGGCCCGCGGACTTGGCCAGCACCCGGAACCGGGCCACCGCCATGAGGTTGTCCACCTGCTCGGGCGGGGTGCCGTAGCGGTCGGTGAGCTCCTCGTAGGCGGCGAGGATGTCCTCCTCGCTGGTGACGCTGGCGATGCGCTTGTAGGACTGCAACCGCAGCCGCTCGCCCGGCACGTAGTCGTGCGGGATGTAGGCGTTGATGGGCAGTTCGACCTTGGTCTCGACCTCCTCGGCCGCGTCCGGGTCGCCCTTGAGCTCGGCCACGGCCTCGCCGACCATGCGCACGTACAGGTCGAAGCCCACGCCCGCGATGGTCCCGGACTGCTCGGCGCCCAGGATGTTGCCCGCGCCCCGGATCTCCAGGTCCTTCATGGCCACGTACATGCCCGCGCCGGTCTCGGTGTGCTGTGCCACGGTGGCCAGCCGCTCGTAGGCGGTCTCGGTCAGCGGCCTCTCCGGCGGGTAGAGGAAGTAGGCGTAGGCGCGCTCGCGCCCGCGGCCCACCCGGCCGCGCAGCTGGTGCAGCTGCGACAGGCCGTAGGTGTCGGCGCGGTCGATGATCAGGGTGTTGGCGTTGGGCACGTCCAGGCCTGACTCGACGATGGTGGTGGAGACCAGCACGTCGAAGTTCTTCTCCCAGAAGTCGACCATCACCTTCTCGAGCTGCTGCTCGTTCATCTGGCCGTGCGCGTACGCCACCCGGGCCTCGGGCACCAGGCGCTGGATGCTCGCCGCCACCTTGTCGATGGACGCCACCCGGTTGTGCACGAAGAACACCTGTCCCTCGCGCATCAGCTCGCGGCGGATCGCGGCGGTGATCTGCTTGTCCTCGTAGGGGCCCACGAAGGTGAGCACCGGGTGGCGCTCCTCGGGCGGGGTGAGGATCGTGGTCATCTCGCGGATGCCGGTCAGGCCCATCTCCAGGGTGCGCGGGATGGGGGTGGCCGACATCGCCAGCACGTCCACCTGGGTGCGCAGCCGCTTGAGCGCCTCCTTGTGCTCCACGCCGAAGCGCTGCTCCTCGTCGATGATGACCAGGCCCAGGTCCTTGAAGCGGGTCTCCGAGGACAGCAGCCGGTGCGTGCCGATGACCACGTCCACCTCGCCGGATCGCAGCCCCTCGCGGGTGGCCTCCACCTCGCCGTCGGTCTGGAACCGCGACATCGGTTTGACGGTGACCGGGAAGGAGGCGTAGCGCTCGGTGAACGTGGACAGGTGCTGCTGCACCAGCAGCGTGGTGGGCACCAGCAGGGCGACCTGCTTGCCGTCCTGCACGGCCTTGAAGGCGGCGCGCACGGCCACCTCGGTCTTGCCGTAGCCGACGTCGCCGCAGATCAGCCGGTCCATCGGGACCGACCTGGACATGTCCTTCTTGACCTCGTCGATGGCGGCGAGCTGGTCGGGCGTCTCCACGTAGGGGAACGCGTCCTCCAGTTCGCGCTGCCACGGGGTGTCGGGGCCGAAGGCGTGCCCGGGGGAGGCCTGGCGCGCCGAGTACAGCCGGATGAGGTCGCCCGCGATCTCGCGGACCACCTTGCGGGCGCGGCTCTTGGCCTTGCTCCACTCGGCGCCGCCCATCTTGGACAGGGTGGGCGCCTCGCCGCCCACGTACCGGGTGACCTCGCCCAGCTGCTCGGTGGGCACGAACAGGCGGTCGCCCGGCTGTCCGCGCTTGGAGGGCGCGTACTCGATGAGCAGGTACTCGCGGGTGGCGCCCTGCACCTGGCGGCTGACCATCTCCAGGTAGCGGCCCACACCGTGCTGTTCGTGCACGACGTAGTCGCCGGGCTTGAGCTGGAGCGGGTCGACGGTGCCGCGCCGCCTGCTGGGCATGCGCCGCATGTCCCGGGTGGAGGACTTCTGTCCGGCCAGGTCGGTCTCGGTGAGCACCACCGTGCGCACCGACCGCAGCAGGAACCCGTGGTCGACCAGGCCGGTGGTGACGGTGGCGACCGCCGGTTTGGGCCGCTCGGTCAGGTCAGCGGACAGGGAGGCGCCCAGCCCGGCGTCGCGCAGCATCGCGACCAGGCGCTCGGCGGGGCCGTGTCCCTGGGTGACCAGGACGACGCTCCAGTTGTCGTGCAGCCATCCCTTGATGTCGGCCAGCGCGCGCTCGGTGTCGCCCCGGTAGGACTCGGAGGGCACCGCGCCGACGACGACGGCGTCGTCCTCCTCGGCCGCGCCGCCCTGCTCGTCCGCGGCGAACGGGGTCAGTCCCCACCAGGGCAGGCCCAGCTCGGCGGCGGTGGAGCGCAGCTCGGAGATGGACATGTAGGCGGACTCGCCCAGGTCGATGGGCGCCTCGCCGCCGGAGGCGGCGTTGATCCACGACGCGTCCAGGAACTCGGCGCTGGTGGCCTCCAGCTCCACCGCGCGGGTGCGGATGCGTTCGGGGTCGCAGCCCACCACCATCGCGCCCTCGGGCAGGTGGGCCAGGAACGGCTCCATGCGCTCGGCGAGCACGGGCGCGAAGGCCTCCATGCCCTCCACGGCGACGCCGTCGGCGATCTTGTGCAGGATCTCGGCCAGGGAGGGGTGCTCCTCGGCCAGCGCCCGCGCGCGCCCGCGCACGGTGTCGGTGAGCAGCAGTTCGCGGCACGGCGGCGCGAACAGCCCGGAGGAGGCGCTGGTACGCGGGTCATCGCCGCCGCCGGACTCGATGGAACGCTGGTCGGCGACCTGGAAGTAGCGGACGTCCTCGACGGTGTCGCCCCAGAACTCCAGCCGCAGCGGGTGCTCCTCGGTGGGCGGGAACACGTCCAGGATGCCGCCGCGCACGGCCATGTCGCCGCGCTTCTCGACCAGGTCCACCCGGGCGTAACCGGTGTTGGCCAGGGCCTGGACGACCTCCTCCAGCGGCACCTCGTCGCCGGGGCGGATGCGCACCGGCTCCAGGTCGCCCAGCCCGGACACCAGCGGTTGCAGGACGCTGCGCACCGGGGCCACGACCACGCGCAGCGGGGTGGTCAGCGGGTCGGAGGGGTCGGGGTGGGCCAGGCGGCGCAGGACGGCCAGCCGCTGGCCGACGGTGTCCGAGCGCGGGGAGAGCCGCTCGTGGGGCAGCGTCTCCCACGCGGGGAAGAGGGCCACCGAGTCCTCGGGCAGCAGGCAGCCGAGGGCGTCGGCCAGGTCGGAGGCCTCGCGCTCGGTGGCGGTGACGGCGAGCACGGGCCGCTGCGCGCCCACGGGGGCGTCGGCGGCCAGCGCCCCCACCATGAAGGGGCGCAGCGCCGCCGGGGCGACGAGGTCGAGGTGGGGATCGCGGCCGCCTCGGGCGGCCTCGATCGCGCTGTGCAGTGCCGGGTCCCTGGAGACGTCGGCGAGAAGTCCAATGAGGCTCATAGCACCAGAAAGTGGAAGTGGTCCGGATCAGGCGGTGATGGTCGCGGCCTGCACGGGAAGAAGGCGGCTGCGTGAGTGGACGCCCGGCACCTCTCAGACTATCGAGTCCGGCGGTCCGGCGCGGGCGGGGTGTGGACAACCGGCGACACGGGGCTGCCCCGTGCCGCCCGCGTCCCCGGCCTGGTGGCGCGGGCGGCGGCGCACCGGGTAGAACCGTCTCCGAGCTGCTTCTATTCCGTCTGACACGGTGCGAGGGCGGGTCGCCCCGCGCCCGCGGCATACGCTGGACGCGTTTGCCGGACCGCCCGAGGAGAGGAAGCGCGTGGTGAGTGCCAACAGGCGTGGGAGTGCGCCGCAGGGCGGTGTCGGGAGCCCGGACGCCCCGGTCTTCGCACCAGGTCCGGACGGGCTCGCCCACCTGGAGCTGATCCTCAACGGCGCCTACCCGCTGCCCGGTTTCATGACGCGGGACGAGGCGGTGTCGGTGGAGCGGGACGGCCGTCTGCCCGACGGGCGTCCCTGGCCGGTTCCGGTCACGCTGGAGGTGCCCGAGGAGCTGTCCGGAGCCGACCACCTGACCCTCTCCGACCCGGAGGGCGCGCCGCTGGCCGGGCTCGACGTCACCGAGCACTGGCGTGACGCGGGGGGCCGCCACCTCCTGGCCGGTTCCGTGACCCTGCTGCGCCCGCCCACCTACGGCGTGCTGCGCGAGCTGCGGCCCTCGCCCGCGGAGGTGCGGGCCCAGCGCGAGCTGGAGCCCTCCGAGCGCCCCCTGCTGGCCGTGGTCACCGACCGGCCGCTGCACCACCGCGCCCTGCACCA is drawn from Nocardiopsis dassonvillei subsp. dassonvillei DSM 43111 and contains these coding sequences:
- a CDS encoding DNA-3-methyladenine glycosylase 2 family protein, translating into MDDDQRYRAVHSRDARFDGVFYTAVRTTGIYCRPSCPAVTPKRANVRFYPTAAAAQESGFRACKRCRPDLTPGSPEWNLRADVVGRAMRLIQDGAVDRGGVSALASAVGYSERQLNRLLSAEVGAGPLALARTERAQTARVLVETTDMPMADVAFAAGFASVRQFNETMRAVFDRSPTEMRTMGGRRASASGGSRPGDARPPATEPGTVTLRLPYREPIDLARMLRFLGDRAVPGVEEYRDGVYRRTLMLAHGPAVVELSEGSGTGRAGRTGRAGATGGVRPADAVDGGVSVSGGGHVLCRLRLSEARDLTSAVRRCRRLLDLDADPGAVAEALGGDPLLGPIVAAHPGLRSPGHVDPAELAVRAVLGQQVSVRAARTLAGRLVERFGEPLAPGLEAPGGGLTHVFPSPDALAAADPAGFSVPVARGRALAGLCEAIASGWIDLGPGCDRDEAERRLVELRGIGPWTAGYVRMRGLGDPDVFLHGDLGVRMALEAGGRRATPAAAAREAREWSPWRSYANHALWASLADRERESTAVRADVVVRDGVRDASKERQERKESA
- a CDS encoding cobalamin B12-binding domain-containing protein; the encoded protein is MAEGAPRIVVAKPGLDGHDRGVKIVARVLRDAGVEVIYTGLRQTPEMIVAAALQEDADAIGLSVLSGAHMTMFSRVLELLRENGAEDIRVFGGGIIPDADIAELERLGVAKIFTPGAPTSEIADWVRENVRPAHAA
- the sucC gene encoding ADP-forming succinate--CoA ligase subunit beta, with the translated sequence MDLFEYQAKQLFAEYGVPVPQGKVASTAAEARAIADEFAAAGKPRVVVKAQVKTGGRGKAGGVKVAEGPEDAQAKAEQILGMDIKGHTVHRVLVEEASDIAEEYYFSFLLDRANRTFLSICSAEGGMDIEEVAETNPDAVAKFPVDALTGAPASIAAEIVKAGKLPEAATEGATEVITKLWDAFVGKDATLVEVNPLILTKDGRVVALDGKVTLDENAEFRQDLESLTFAEEGDPLEVAAKAKGLNYVKLDGEVGIIGNGAGLVMSTLDVVAYAGEAHGGVKPANFLDIGGGASAEVMANGLDIILGDPSVKSVFVNVFGGITACDAVANGIVQALELLESRGDDVSKPLVVRLDGNNAELGREILTKRAHPAVRQVDTMDGAAAQAAELAAK
- the sucD gene encoding succinate--CoA ligase subunit alpha, with amino-acid sequence MAIFLNKDSKVLVQGMTGSEGTKHTRRMLASGTTIVGGVNPRKAGQKVDFDGTEVPVFGSVAEGMAATGADVTVIFVPPKFSREAVFEAIDAEIGLAVVITEGIPVHDTAAFWAHAQAKGNKTRIIGPNCPGLITPGQSNAGIIPSDITKPGRIGLVSKSGTLTYQMMYELRDIGFSSAVGIGGDPIIGTTHIDALAAFEADPDTDVIVMIGEIGGDAEERAAEFIRDNVTKPVVGYVAGFTAPEGKTMGHAGAIVSGSSGTAAAKKEALEAVGVKVGKTPSETAQLARALF
- a CDS encoding DUF1707 SHOCT-like domain-containing protein; protein product: MPGPEHPRPYRLSDAERDVALARLRTAFEEGRLDVDEHEERASLAVRAVTSSDLVPLFDDLPATDTRAPASGRGSAQVPAPRRAEGRTAPACADGGGRSAPWWGVLPWVGFVFLFWGLPAVLDGSREALIGWGIFLAVMIVPHVVVGVAGHFRRPA
- a CDS encoding cell division protein PerM; this translates as MSTSGSPPDRGRPSQRTRSSGAAEPDAAAAPRPVYATGGIAAATAAALGLAVIVTLTIIGWVAAPHDTFGEDIIDILQGAVLAWLVGHHVSFSVPDGQIALLPLGLVLLPGLLLYRSGRWLARSCDIPRLRYVYRAALAIAGPYAAIAGTLALLARTEAVEPSMPRALVMGFVTAFLAGGLGVLRQLMRDKEVPVRDLLRLMPARSRSLLVGMLASTGTLLLGGLVLFLVALAMSLPEVVETTRVLGPGLVGGALLIVVQLAYLPNAVVFALCYALGPGFAVGAGTVVAPTGVSVGALPMLPMLAALPSNGAAPVASLLALAVPFVAGAVGGALTQRSAPDVVSEAAPLWGFVCGVTTGLLCAALAALAGGPLGDERLSEVGPSAWQVGLVAALEVGVAAAVVAWVANWWYTRGERPARRAPRWTAWRGRRRAKEDTASSAGEAPAARATPRSAKGVTRPAKEAARSARDAARSAEEEPRERPEVELPPDVPVGEGLATVTPLRRREQEVRPDPEEDASPEAPEDEEPDADRAAERAERKRARRELRDQRRAERRARRAEGGRWWRRRPAEDEESEEMYGITYEAEPDGVDTPQR
- the mfd gene encoding transcription-repair coupling factor translates to MSLIGLLADVSRDPALHSAIEAARGGRDPHLDLVAPAALRPFMVGALAADAPVGAQRPVLAVTATEREASDLADALGCLLPEDSVALFPAWETLPHERLSPRSDTVGQRLAVLRRLAHPDPSDPLTTPLRVVVAPVRSVLQPLVSGLGDLEPVRIRPGDEVPLEEVVQALANTGYARVDLVEKRGDMAVRGGILDVFPPTEEHPLRLEFWGDTVEDVRYFQVADQRSIESGGGDDPRTSASSGLFAPPCRELLLTDTVRGRARALAEEHPSLAEILHKIADGVAVEGMEAFAPVLAERMEPFLAHLPEGAMVVGCDPERIRTRAVELEATSAEFLDASWINAASGGEAPIDLGESAYMSISELRSTAAELGLPWWGLTPFAADEQGGAAEEDDAVVVGAVPSESYRGDTERALADIKGWLHDNWSVVLVTQGHGPAERLVAMLRDAGLGASLSADLTERPKPAVATVTTGLVDHGFLLRSVRTVVLTETDLAGQKSSTRDMRRMPSRRRGTVDPLQLKPGDYVVHEQHGVGRYLEMVSRQVQGATREYLLIEYAPSKRGQPGDRLFVPTEQLGEVTRYVGGEAPTLSKMGGAEWSKAKSRARKVVREIAGDLIRLYSARQASPGHAFGPDTPWQRELEDAFPYVETPDQLAAIDEVKKDMSRSVPMDRLICGDVGYGKTEVAVRAAFKAVQDGKQVALLVPTTLLVQQHLSTFTERYASFPVTVKPMSRFQTDGEVEATREGLRSGEVDVVIGTHRLLSSETRFKDLGLVIIDEEQRFGVEHKEALKRLRTQVDVLAMSATPIPRTLEMGLTGIREMTTILTPPEERHPVLTFVGPYEDKQITAAIRRELMREGQVFFVHNRVASIDKVAASIQRLVPEARVAYAHGQMNEQQLEKVMVDFWEKNFDVLVSTTIVESGLDVPNANTLIIDRADTYGLSQLHQLRGRVGRGRERAYAYFLYPPERPLTETAYERLATVAQHTETGAGMYVAMKDLEIRGAGNILGAEQSGTIAGVGFDLYVRMVGEAVAELKGDPDAAEEVETKVELPINAYIPHDYVPGERLRLQSYKRIASVTSEEDILAAYEELTDRYGTPPEQVDNLMAVARFRVLAKSAGLSDVVMQGNQIRFAPVELRESQELRLRRLYPKTIHKETTRTLLVPVPKSGGLGGRPLRDLELLKWCTDLVNSIFEPQKRKPAPKENA